ATCAAGAGCTTCGGCTAAATGAAAATGCTGCACATGGCATTGAAGACAGTTTTTGGCAGTGCTATCAGAAGAACAAAACAGGGCGACTTGAGGGGGGTGAATAATGGTCAATAACTTTACTTACCTAGATTGGGTGAAATACTTGCCGGCTAGCGATGCTGGATATGCTCAGTGTTCATGCCCGGTTTGTAATTCCATCGGCCTTTCTTATCAGTACTTTGGCTTTACTGATAGTGAATTCGGCTGGAAATTGATTTGGTGTCGATCGTGCATGAATGGTATTCGAATTTCCAGGACGAGAGTTCCTGCTGAGGCACAGCCTCTTATTGCTGACGAGGACCAAGAGCAGTTTCTCAATCAGCACTCAGAAATTAACCTGATCGCATAGTTTAATCGGACCAAGCCTTTCGTGGGAAGGTTCGGTGTTTAAAATGCGGCGGTTATAACATTGGAGAGTGTTGAGGGAAGATTTGCAGGCTCTTCTCGAGAGGTCGGTTTCATTGTTGATAGCCAAAGTGGTTAGGGCCGTAGATACCGTCTTTCACGTCAAGCGGCTCTTGCGTAGTCGGCCCGGTAAGGTTGGCGTGTTTTCACGGCCGTACGGTGCAATCGTAGGGTGCGACACCCGGCCTGTACATGAACGACGTTACGGTTTAATTGCCGGGCGCCGCACCACCTGTCTGTGCGAATGGTAAACCGGTGATCGCGTTCCCCGGATAATTGATGGATGTTGTGAGTTTGACGTGGGTCGCATCGCGGCCAAGTGCCGCCACGGGGCGGGACGTTGCCCGGCAGCTAGGTAGGGCAGGCTGACCAGAGGTCATGCCTACGTGCTGAATCAGGGCCGTAGGTTGGGCTGAGCTTGCAAAGCCCAACGTTCACCGCGACATATGGCTATCAATATTTAGGGGGTCATGCATTTTCTCGGTGAACGTTGGGCTTCATTTCATTCAGCCCAACCTACGGCCTGGTTTTTTTGTTGTATTATGCTGATTTTCAAGGCTTGATCTTTTTTAGGATCGTAAGTTGGGCTGGGCTTGATAAGCCCAATGTATCACCTCGATACATTTCGATCAATATTTATGGGGCCGTATTTATTGGTAAACGTTGGGTTTTATTATTGTCTATCGAGGATGATGATGTGTATCGAAGAGTAAAGTAGAGAATGCTTGTGGCTGGAGTTGAAGTGATTGTGCCGGGATGATTGTTGTAATCTGAAATGTCGAGGTCGGGTGGAAGAAGGTCGTAGGTTCGGCTGAGCTTGCGAAGCCCAACGCTCGGTGCGATATATGGTGATTTATATTTATGGGTTCGTGAATTTTCTCGGTAAACGTTGGGCTTCATTTCATTCAGCCCAACCTACGGCCCTGTTCCTAAGAAAAGATAATGCAGAATGAATTGTTTAATGGTGGATCCTTCAGATTTTGATATTTGGGCGCGAGTGGATGTGGGAGCATCTTTAGCTGTGGCAGAGTGGCTTGCTAAAAACTTAGCCATATCGAAAATAGATGCTTTTCGTGCGATATCGCCAGCAATGAAGGCTAGTCAATATATACAGATATATTCTGGGTATGGTTGGAGTGAGTTGCCAAAGTTATTGGAAAATTTGCCACCGTTTGTTTTGTCAGGGACTGCTGCTTTTGCCAAGGTGGATTGTAGTCCTGAGTACAAAGTCAGTTATTGTGAAGAGCATAAGCTGTATCATCGCCCTGCTGGGTGCCCCATATGTTCTGGAAACTATATTCATGAAGGGTGTCGAGGAGGTTAATTTTCTTGTGCTGACTTGGAAAAGGTCTTACTTGTATGGTTGGTAAGGTTGGTGTGCTGTTTTAAAATAAGTGACCTTCTATATTTCATCTCGGTAAACTTTGGGCTTCATTTCATTCAGCCCAAGCTACGGTCTGGCGCAACGTAATCGGCGCAACGGCACTGGCAGGATCTATTACATAAACGGCGCATCCCTTTAATGGCGATGCGCCGTTTTCTTTGGTTCTTCACGGAATCGTGGGGAACTTGAAGTCAATGCCGGGGGGACGTCGCCAGCTTGCAGCCTGCCACATATGCCGATTGAAGAGGCGTCTTTAATGAACGAATTCTCCAATGTGCAATATCACTTTGAATTTTTTAATGTCACCATTTGACTCCATTTTATCGATGATAATGTTCATCTCTTCTGCTGAAATGGGACCATTTTCACGCACTAGGTTTGATAGCCCCACTCTCGAATCAAATGTTTTTGATACGATTAATTGATTTTTTATTGTTTTGCTTTCCATGTATTCTCCAATAATGGTTTCTGGGACAATGCCAACTTCTGCTCGTCCGGATAGTATGAATTTGACAACGGCTTCATTTGAGGATAGTAATTCGACTTGAAAATTTTCTTTAATGCACCTCTCGTCTGGATTGTTTTTGAAAATATTATAGTGATAGCCAAGCACTCCAGCGATTTTCTTTGATTTTATGTTTGAAAACACCGCTTCTCCACCATATTTATTTTCTTTTTTTGCAATGTAAACATCGCCACTCGTGGCAATTGTTTTGGTGGATTGTAATTTTAATTCGTTTTCTGTCCATTTTGTCGTTCGAAATGGATAAACGTCAGCCCGTTTCTCTATGAAAAATTTATTCAATCTTAGCTTGGGAATGATGATGAATTTAAAATTATAACGGTTCTGGACTTTATTCATTTTATTAACAAAGTCGACAATGGGTCCTGCCGGCTTTCCATTTTCTCCTGAATAAATCAATTGAGCCCATGTTTCAGAAGCCACAATGACTTCGGTTTGAGCATGAGCGGAGTGATGGATAAATGCCAGAGGGAAGAATAAGATATAACGAGAGGCGCTATGTAAAATAAATAAAGTGCTTTTCCAGGAAAACATAATTCTCACCTAAAAGTCATAAGTTGATCTGTAATGCTTGTGGAGGGCGGTTTTTAGATCTAAATGGTATATTCTCCGCTGTCCTGCAATATTTTCTTGACTGTAGTGGTGAGGTTTTTGGCTGTTTTGTTGGTTTTTAAATTAGTGCATGTGAAGCGTTTTTGCAAAGTCTATTCGGTAAAATATCTCATGGGCTCATGTTGATTTGGGTTTAATTAATTCGTTTATGATGATAGGTGTAAAACATGTCTTTGGATTTGTGAGGAGTATGCCCAATTCGATCTTTTGACTCATGGAAGTATCTGAAGCCGCGTGTCGCTTTGGGCCGAATGGAAGATTGAAAAGGCAAGTCATGTGACGTTCCTCTATGAGTATTCAGGACCAGTTGATTGTCTTGGTCGGATGGGGGCGCTCCAATCATTTATGGCACGGACAGTAATCCCATGCTTATTTGACGTTTTACGCAATGGCGACAACGGCAAATTAGGACTTGCGCGCCCTACCTGGGTAATATTTGGAGCGACAAGCGGTGAGGCTTGTCTTGATCAGAACAGATACCCTCCTGCATACAGCGCCGTCGCCGCGTTGTTGAGGATGGGCGCGTCCGGCGGCAGCCGGTCGGGCAGAAAGTTGGCGCCCAGCGTCGCGCCCATCAGGTAGACCCGGCTGCCGCTGACATGGAGCATGGGGCCGCCGGAGTCGCCGGTGGCGGTGCTGCTGTTGTTGGATGCCTCCACGATCAGCGCGTCGGTGAAGTAGAGGTCGGGACGGCTGTGGCGCAGCGCCTGGGCCTGGCGGGACGAGATGACGGCGTTGCGGACCTGGAAAGGGTGGGACAGGTTGAGCTGCCCGCCCTGGGCGTTCCGCACGTCGCCGAAGCCGGTGACGAACACGCCCTTGCCGGCCGGGTCCTGGCGGTAGAAGGCCAGGTCGCCGCTGCCGTAGGGCACGCGGTGGCTGGGGCTAGCGGCGATGTAATCGCGTAGCGGCAGCCTGGCCTTGAAGGAGATGAACATCAGGTCGTAGTCCCAGCGGCCGTAGCCGTTGCGGAATTCGATGTCGCTGTTGTCCGGCGCCAGAATCTGTTCCTTCGCCGGCAAGGGCTGTCGGATGTTGTCCGGCGCGGCGGCGGGGAAGTCGTAGCCCACTTTCAAGCCGTCCAGAAAGCCGGTGATCAGGCCGGCGACTTGGTCTTCGTTCCACGCTGTCGGCGTGGCGATGCCGGCGCGCACGCACAGATTGTGTTTGGCGGTGACGATGCCCGGGATCTGGTTGGCGTCGATGACCAGCACGCCGGAGCCGGTGAAGCGGTCATTGCTCAGCCTGACGGTGCTGAACTGTATTTGTTCCCTGAGCGCTTGCGGCAACCGGGAAAAGGCGTTCAGCGCGTCTCGTTTGGCGG
This genomic window from Chromobacterium violaceum ATCC 12472 contains:
- a CDS encoding transporter substrate-binding domain-containing protein; the protein is MFSWKSTLFILHSASRYILFFPLAFIHHSAHAQTEVIVASETWAQLIYSGENGKPAGPIVDFVNKMNKVQNRYNFKFIIIPKLRLNKFFIEKRADVYPFRTTKWTENELKLQSTKTIATSGDVYIAKKENKYGGEAVFSNIKSKKIAGVLGYHYNIFKNNPDERCIKENFQVELLSSNEAVVKFILSGRAEVGIVPETIIGEYMESKTIKNQLIVSKTFDSRVGLSNLVRENGPISAEEMNIIIDKMESNGDIKKFKVILHIGEFVH
- a CDS encoding trypsin-like serine protease, which translates into the protein MMQFNDTAKRDALNAFSRLPQALREQIQFSTVRLSNDRFTGSGVLVIDANQIPGIVTAKHNLCVRAGIATPTAWNEDQVAGLITGFLDGLKVGYDFPAAAPDNIRQPLPAKEQILAPDNSDIEFRNGYGRWDYDLMFISFKARLPLRDYIAASPSHRVPYGSGDLAFYRQDPAGKGVFVTGFGDVRNAQGGQLNLSHPFQVRNAVISSRQAQALRHSRPDLYFTDALIVEASNNSSTATGDSGGPMLHVSGSRVYLMGATLGANFLPDRLPPDAPILNNAATALYAGGYLF